The Rhipicephalus sanguineus isolate Rsan-2018 chromosome 4, BIME_Rsan_1.4, whole genome shotgun sequence DNA window ATGTTCTAATAAGCTAGTGCCAGGGATCTGCGCAGTACTATCAGCAAAAAGTGATGTGTGCCTTTCGAGCATGGCTGAGATTGAGTGCAGCGTTGCTGGCTCACCTTGGGAGCTATTATCCGGAGAAGTACTCGGGGTCAATCCACGGATGTGGACGCCGTCGCCATCTATGGTGAGCTGCACTTGACCTGACATGATGTAGTCCGCTCCCAGAACCATGTCAGCGGGTAGGTCATCGAAGACGGGAACGGCGCAAAGTTACTTGCTCCCGTCTTCGGTGTGTAGCTGCACGTCCACCGCACCTACAGGGAGTACGCTGCCGCCGAGGCCCCGTAGGGGCGGCTCGGTCCAAGGCTGGAGGGTGACTGGGGCGTGTCGGCGAAGCAGCGCCGTTCGTTGGGCTCCAGTATCCACGAGTGCCATGAGTTCACCGATGCCATCGACGCGGACCCGAACAGTGGGAAGTGGCCGCGCTTGGAACTGGATGGCTTGGCGTGGCGTTTGTGGGCAGTCCTTGTATCCATGCCCCAAGCGCCCGCAGGAAAAGCATCCGCGCCGCGTGGTAGCGGGTTCCTGTGGGGAGACTGCAGGAGCGCGGCGTCTTGCAGTTTCCTGCAACTCTGCTGCCTGTCGGATAAAAGCATCGATGCTTTGATGGACTGTCTGCACAGACAGTATGGCCGCATGCGTCGAATCGTACATGCCATCGATGACATACTGTCTGGCGGCCGGAGAGGGCCAGGCAATATCGCAAGCTTGCAGGAGGCATAATTTGTCGCAGATGTATGCGGCAATGTCTTCAGTTCGGGCTTGCCGGCGCGACCGCATCTCCATGAAGCGAGTGTCATAGGCGCCCGGAAGCGGTGCAAATGTGGACGTGAGGGCCGCACACCAAGTAGTCCATGAGGCGTACTTGCTTCCCTGAAGACGATGCCAGGCTTGTGCAGCTCCTCGAAGGCGCCCTTCCGCGACGGATTTCTTCGTAGACTCTGGCCAAGAGTATTTCGTGGCGACAGAGTCGACGGTCGAGACCCAGGTGGTCGGATCGTGCTGAAACCCGTGAAATTCTGGAATAGCAGTCTCGGGTAGCGGCCCAGGTGCGGCGCATCCAATGGCGGTAGTGGAACTGCTTGCGATGTTGGTGAGGCGTTGCGTCAACGCGTCCAAGAAACGGGTCATTTCGGAGTCGCCACCCTGTGGTtgagccgccgtggaggcctggacgccttccccggaaTGTAGTGGCTGCGAGTCCGAAAGCACTCGCCCGCTTCGAAGGGTGATAGAGGCAGGCGGATTAACGTCTTCTGATGGCTCTGTgtttcgcgactgcgccattgtaaagagagaaacaggagacaacgcccgttcgtgggccggctgttctattctctggcttcgtcctcctcttcctcgcgctacccgagcatgcgcccaagcccgttgccactcttcgtcatcacaatatatatatatacgggacgtGACGTGACGCCGACGGAAAAAAACCAGCCATGAGTGTCCAtgtatttgctatcgcaataaaattgcgaCATCGTCGAGAAAAATGTCGGTCCTTGCAAACTACGAAGTTTTATCGAATTCTAATGcctcttcagcttccctttaactaCAAGAAACtgtcgttaattcggtcatatttggccgcaacccggttaatccAGACGATACTCGTAGCGCGGAGCaagaagcgccgcaaatgtgcgacgtaAAAGAGCGAaaacgccgttcgcgaccaactgAAACCACCACGGACCTTGAGAAAGTCGTGGTCGCCATCCCCAATCTTATCACAACCGCGTTGCTGGTGAGAAAGGCTTCAGCTGCTgtggcaaacttgtttcgtttcCGATTTCGCTCGACATACACCAACTGCAAAGGGTTATCTGTAATCGATTTGATAGCGACTTCAGTCGAAGCTGCGCCCAGTAGTAgcttcgttttcgccgcgtgccTTTAGAACTGCGTATTCGCCGTCATGATTACGCATTAGCGAcgcaggtttattcagcagcagatgccgcgctcagcagtttcgtttcgactccaGGTGTAAGCCGCGCGCCGGCCGTAagaactgcgtggacgctatgatcgtgtctttacCGACTACGGTTTCGTCCACAGCAGATACGACACTCAGTAGCTTTGCTCTGTCTTCGGGCAATGCGCTCACAATGTCGCACATGTCACGCACAAAACTCAAGCATgatggaagctgttgaagatgaagagcttgagCCGTGGTCAGCATGCTGGCTTGTTACAGTGATGGACGAACGATTAGTTGCTGGTAGCTTTTTCGGCAATAAAATTATTTTCAGGCACGCGTGATAGTGTTGGTGGTGGTGGGACGTAATAAGGGATGAGTTCACCGCACGTTTGAGCTTAAGAGTCGggggtcacattgtgaacgaaatCTCGAATGGCCAAGCTAGCATCTTTTACACTGcccttatgcaaaataagtactgcaTATACGTATTCATCAAatcaatgaaaatgcattgatgtattTCACACTtggtgtagtgtctctacgactcgtTAGCTCTAGTCGTGAAACATCCAAACGTGAAACAGAGccggtgattaaaacaaaacgaacttttTTATTGATGCACCAAAATgggaaacgtccacgcagctcaaatgatTCGCTGGCGACTGCTGcctcccgactccgctgggctctcctccttgcgccccaaacacacacacacaaaaacaatcaCTGACACTGGTGcacttgtccccccgttttacggcccacttcggaggggagaacagtagcccattcagtcaggcgcgctttcagtgttccaaggccacggacccgggggccgtatgctagacgcgtggctcttcccaGCACTCGGAACACCAAAAGGAACTGTCAGCGACACACTCCCCGCCGCAACGACAAGGTAATTTTCTTCGTTAAGTCGTTAGTTCCAACGGGTAAAGCAGCGCAATCGGCCTACGATGAGTCGATCCGCCGGGCATACGCACTTCAAAGGCCCTCACTCTGCCGTCTCTGCCAGTGAGTCCCCTTTCTGTTGTCCCATTTTCCACCGCTGTCTTGGCTGGGCGGTCTCTTTCAGTAGCACCACGTCGCCGATGCTTATTTGTTTGAAGAGTTGGTTCCGCTTCGTGCGGATCGCCTGTAGCTCGTGCAAGTACTCTCTTGCCCAGCGGCGCCAGAAACCCGCCAGGAACCTGTCTCTTCTCGAAGTCATTTGTTTGAAGTTCATACAGGAAAAGTCTCCGATTTCTCGTGGCAGCAATGCGGGCAGTGCAGTCAATCGCCTTCCCGTGAGAAACGACGCTGGACAGAGTGGTTCGGGCTCATTGGGCTCTGTGTGAACATGAGAGAGGGGGCGAAAGTTCATGACAGCCTCAACCTctgtcaacgaagtggccatttCCACAAAACTAACGAAGCTAGTTTCAAGGGTCTTCTTCAATGCTTGCTTCGTCAATCCTACGAGGCGCTCGTAAAACCCGCCCCACCATGGTGCACTCTCAACAATGAACTTCCATTTAACACGGGAATTCGCGATGTAGTCGCGCACGTCCTCGCTTCGGACTGCCGATAAAATAGAGGCCAAATCCTTGTTGGCCTTCGTAAAGGTTGGTGCATTGTCGCTGTAAATTGTGCTCAGAATGCCACGTGTTGCTATGAATCTCCTGAAGGGAAGAAGAAATGAGGTTGTTGACATGTCGTTTACTAGCTCTGAATGAACCGCTCGGGTTACTCCGCAAGTGAACAACGCGATTTAGCATTTCACACGAGATGCCCCCTTAATGAGAAGAGGTCTGGCGAAATCCAGACCAGAGACTTCGAAACGCTGAGCCTCCGTTATTCGGTCCTTCGGCAGAGGAGCGAGTACCTCGTTGGCAGGTAGTGCATGAAAGCGCTGACACGTTACGCATTCTCTCAGGGACTTGACGATCTGTCTAGCTCCAACCACCCAGTACATCTTTCTAAGTTGCGTCAGAGTGTCGCGAATTCCTCCATGAAGTACCTGGTGATGACAATGTCTAATTAGGAGTTTTGCTACGCTGCTTTCCTTGGGTAGCACGCTAGGGTGTTTGGCCTTATAGCTCATGTTGGTATGTTGCAGTCTTCCACTGATTCTCAGTACATCCATCTCTTCAATCATGAGTGACGTGTTTCTCAGTGGGAAATCTGCTGGAAGCTGCTGTTCTTCTTAAACACTCTTGAACTCCCTTAGTAGCCCCTTTTTCTGTTCGTGACGGACCCAAAACAGCTCAGCTCGATATGTTGCCGAGGGGGCTCCGCATTCAAAGCCTTTCCGTCTCGCCATTGCGACAGTGCCCTCAAAGAATTCTAGCACGGGACTTGCTTGATTCCCCTTAATGACGCCAGTTGATTCTATCGCCCAGCACTTGTTGAGCAGGTCGCTCGTCTTCTCGATAAACGAAGTGCGCAGCATCACGGTCTGGGTGCAGTGACTCTCGTTATTGCTTCCCTCAACGGGACCTTGCACCGTCCATCCTGCTGCCGTTTCCACTGCTCTCAGCCGTTTCCCCAATTTGACCATTCTGCCACTGGTGAATTCCCATAGGTAATCGGCTCCAATCAGCAAGCCAATGCCTTTCGGACCATCGCCGTTGCTAGAATCAGCACATTCATAGCCCAAAGCTTCCAATTTCTCCAATGTTTGGTTTCGTGGTTTGGGAATCGTTTGGTCGCATATCACATCCGTTTCGAGCACTTCTAGTTTCCGCTTGTCACTCCTTTTCGTTTCCAGGAACACCGTTACTTTTCGAAATGGCCGTTCTTCTTGGTGTCCTCCACAGAAGCCAACACTCAGTCTTTCCTGTCCTACAAGCTCACACCGAAGCTTCTGCGCAGTGTGTGTGGTGATATAGAAGCACTGACTACCCCCATCAAACATAACTCGCACGTGAGCGTCTGAGGACTCTCCGCTACACTGAACCGTTGCTGTTTGTAGCAAAACGGTTTCTTTAGGAGCGGTCCCATCTTTGGTGACAGCTTCGAGTCTTCTTTGAGTGCTAGTGACGGCATCGTTAGCATCTGGAGGTCTGGTTGGGTACGATGGGTCACACATGGTTGTTGCATGCTTACACTGGCATTTAGCGCATCGCACAATCACACGGCATGTACTCGATAAGTGCCCTCGCCTCGTGCACCTGAAACATCGTCCGGACGATCGCAGAAACTGTCTTTTCTCTTCAAGTGCTTTTGCGGCATCGCAGTTTGTCGTTGCATGCTCGCTCGTTCCACAAAAGAAGCAGTGCTGCGGTGTCACGTTCTGATGCGACATTGCCGACGATTGGGCCGTTGTGCCATGCATTCTTGAGTTCGATTTTTGCCTTGCACTAGGAATCTCCCTCAAAGGCTGCTTTATGTGCAAACTCAGAAGTGCAGCAAGGTTTTCGCGGCTCTCGACTTCGACGTTTAGGAAAGACAGGAGTTTGTTGAAAGTGTTCTCTGTACCTCTGTCTCCCTCCGGTGTTATTGGCTCCAGTTGCTCGGTGGATGAACTCCGCTGATCGTCGAATGTAGAGTTGGCGTCCGTGGCGCATTTCCTTCCAAGGTCGAGAAGAATGTCCCGAGGCATGGCCCTCTTAACCACAGGTAGCAGCATTGCACCGTAGGTGTGAAGTTTCGTTCTCAGAGACTCAAGTCCGCAGATGTGTGCTGCCAGGGTGTCGTAGAGGCGGCGAAGGCTCCGTACGTCATCCGAAGAGCGCACCGGTTTGAAGTCTAGCACACTTCTCATGCGCTCTTGCATCAGGAGCTCGTTGTTGCCGAAACGCCCTTTGAGAAGCTCTACGGCATCGCGATAGCATCGGAACGTACGTGCTACACCCGCAAGAGCAGCAGCCGCATGGCCGGTGACTGACGACCTCAGGTAGCGGAATTTGTCAATAAGTGACAGTTCTTCGTTCTTGTCAACCACCTGCTCAACACTTTCCAAAATGGTTGCCAGTCCGAGCGCCACCCGCTGAACTTGACAAGCTCAAATTTCGGGGCTTCACCCTTGTCCTGAGTTCCGCCGTCGTCTGTGAACGCTGTCATTGCCCGCTGATTCGGCGTTCGTTGGGCGACTCGTATCAGTCATTCGCCGCTGCAGGCGAGCGAGGCAGGCTACGAGGCGGTCTTTGTACTCGCACGTCTGTTGGGACTCGTTTTCCGCGTCTTCATCTGTCACCAGGCGCTCGATTTCGTCGTTGACAGTGTTCACTTCGTTATGCCAACTGGCAAGTCTGGCGTGCAGGATAGCCGCGTCATTCTCATCTAGTGGCTGTGGCCGATTCTCGTAGTCGTTGATGAGTCGCGTAATTTGAGCACGTGtaacttttctcttctttccgTGACGTTCCATCGTTAAAGTAAGTTCTTTGAATAGTTCGCTCACCGAAGTAGATTCACGTCCGTCGTTGCCGAGTCGTTCAAGGCGTCGTGGAGTCGTTGGAGGTTGAATAAacaacacaaagtccacggcgagaaagtcccgggtttcggcaccaagagtgtagtgtctctacgactcgtTAGCTCTAGTTGTGAAACATCCAAAGGTGAAACAGAGCCGGTGTttcaaaacaaaacgaacttatttatTGATGCACCGAAATGGGAAACGTTTACTCAGCTGAAATGGTTCGCTGTCGACTGATGCcctcccgactccgctgggctctcctacttgcaccacacacacacacacacacacacacacacacacacacacacacacacacacacacacacacacacacacacacacacacacacacacacacacacacacacacacacacacacacacacaaaaaaaaaaaaaaaaaacaaccactgacactggtgcacatgtcccccgttttatggcccacttcggaggggagaacagtagcccattcagtcaggcgcgctttcagtgttccaaggccacggacccgggggccgtatgctagacgcgtggctcttcccaGCACTCGGAACACAAAAAACTGTCCGCGACACTTGGTTATTGTATTCTCGATACTTTCGACAATTCGACATTCGGTTCATTCCGACATTTTTACGACGCCGCGAAATCCGAATGAACTCTGTTCACAACAAAAGCCTGCGTTCTCTAACAACAGGGCGGCGACCCTATGGCAGAAGTTATTTGCATCTAGCTGGTGGACGAATAAGCACCAGTATATCTTAAACGGCCCCGTTTACGAACGCTCTACTGATGAATAGCCAGTATTTGACAAAATTTTACAACAACATATTTAATCCGTGTAAGCAATTCTCTATCACACGCTTTTGCAGTGTATTCAAAATTTATGCACAAGAAATGCTGCATAAAGCGGGATTTCCGAGTGGGACCCCATTTAAAGCTAACTTTGAAGTTCTAGATGCGCTTATCTAACGGCGATTCAAATGATTAACACATGAAAAATTCAGACTTGAACGAGAAAGTTTTCTACATACAAGCATGGGCTTCCGCATAAGGATTGGGAAGCAATCAGTTCCTCAGACAAGAATCAGAGTTTGTATCAATTGTATATCCAGTGCCGTAACACTTGCACTTGGGTTAACAGAGCGGGTGTTCAAGCTGTGATGAAATTTAGAAACAGCCTAGAAATTATTAAATTATCTCAACGGAGGACACGTTTCAAATTTATTTCATGCTGGTGTGACAGGGCAGGACAAATCATTGCAACAGCATAAAATGTTTTATGTAGAAGAATGAAATCAATGAACAAAAGTATATACCATATTTTATGCACTCTATATTTCAAGACTTCGAGCGAATTTTTGGTGCTTTATCCGCTGTGAGAGATTTTTCTTATTCTTGAAAGAAGATATCATCCTCGTAGATACCAAAGTCTCCGGGCAATCGTGCATTACTACCATAACGACCTGCCCCGCCATAGGGCTGCACGCCCGGCATATTCCCAAAGCTTCCAGCGTTTCCATAGCCTGGACTCATTCCACTATACGCGCCACCTGCTGGGCCCCATGGTCCACTGCCAGTGCTACCAAAGCCATTTGCCCCAGTACCGTAAGCACCACCGAAACTGACTGGTATATTGCTCCCTGAAATAGGACCTGCCCTGTATCCTGGAGTAAGTCCAAAGCCAGTGCCATAGCTTGTACCCGTACCTATGGCACTACCTGCAGATCCGGCTCTTGCGATGCTGCTAAGGCTATGGCCGCTTTCATTTGGCTGTCCTGTGCTGGTGATTCCAGTCGTACCTCGAGATGAGGTACCTCCGGCTCCTTCATTGCCTGTATGCCCTGTACCACTTATACCTGCACTCATTCCGCCGCCTCCGGTAGTTACCGCGGTGTTAACAGTAGTGGAAGCTGTCGAAGCACCAGATGGCCCCCCTCCAGTAACTGAAATTCCGGTGGCTTCAGGAGTTGTTCCGACTCCTGCACCACCGCTGCTAAGCGAATGACCAATTCTTTCGCCACTTGGATGTGCTGTACTAACCCTACCCTCAGGACCAGCCCCACTTACAACGCCAACATTGGTACCGACACCAGTAGCAGCTCTTTCGCCACCTGAAGACCCACCCCCACCAGAGACGCTAGCGGTTACGGCAGATATCCCGCTGCTACTGCTTGCATTTGTGCCCGTTCCGGTAATGCCTGGATTTCCACCAGTTCCTGTGGTATGTGTACTGCTTGTAACTTCTACGGTGGGTGCATTAGTAGTATTGATGCTCGTACCGCTTCCAGGAGAACCTGTTACAACTCCACGTACAGAGGTGGATGTAGCAGTGCTTAAACGACCGCCATTATCTGGACCACTTGCAACGCCAACATTGGTACTGACACCATTAGCAGCTCCTTCGCCACTTGAAGACCCACCCCCACCAGAGACGCTAACGGTTACGCCAGGCATCCCGCTGCTACTGCTTGCACTTGCGCCCGTTCCGGTAATGCCTAGATTTCCACCAGTTCCTGTGGTATTTGTACTGCTTGTAACATCAACGGCGGGTGCATTAGTAGTATTGATTTTCGCACCGCTTCCAAGAGAACTAGTTCCGACTACACTAACAGAGCTGGATGTAGCCGGGCTTAAACCACCGGAATTTTCTGGCCCACCTGCCACTGTGCTCGTAGGAGAGCCAGCACTTGGTTGCCTGGGTAGTCCGCCAGTGCCTGCTCCTAGCGCACCATTACCGACCGTTTGATTGCCGACAGGAATGCTATTGTCACTGCCACTTCCACGAGAAGTCATGGTACTGGCACCAGCAGAATTTTCGACTTTGGGTTTAAGATGGCCATTGGAGCCGTTTATTAATGGACCGCTGGCATTGATATCACTGCCGTTCTTCCTTAGGGACTCTGTGCCAACTCCTTCGCTTAAGCCACCGCCAACACTACCAATATCCGGGCTGTGTGTGCCTTGTTGGCTTGAACTAGCCCTGGTATTGTTAGATGATGGAGCGGTAACACCCGATATTCCAGTATTTTGGAGAAGCTTTCCATTAATATCTCCAGGAAGCCTACCGGCGCCGTTGCCGCTGTTGGTGCTGAGAGCTCCTCCTACAGCAGATGTCCTGTTTATACTGCCTGAAGTTGTCATGATTTGGGAAGGCGCTCTGCTCGACCCCGTGCTGCTTACCGCCGCATTCGTAGGGCGGGTACCACCTTCCGAGCCTATTGTAGCACCGCTGCTAGTACCACTGCTACCACTTTCAGTGCCAGAGACCCTGAGACCACCCGCTGATATATCACCACCACCAGCGGCGTGCGTCTGGGCACTGACAACAGGGCCGTTTCTGCTACTACCATTTTGACCATTGCCTCCTAATGACGCGCCGATGGTCATAACGCCTGCATTAGTCCATGAAATAGCCGATGTCCCCCCTTTGATACTGGTACTAGCAGAGTCAACATTCTTAGAACCGG harbors:
- the LOC125756244 gene encoding uncharacterized transmembrane protein DDB_G0289901-like isoform X2; the protein is MTSRGSGSDNSIPVGNQTVGNGALGAGTGGLPRQPSAGSPTSTVAGGPENSGGLSPATSSSVSVVGTSSPGSGTSINTTNAPTVEVTSSTHTTGTGGNPGITGTGTNASSSSGISAVTASVSGGGGSSGGERAATGVGTNVGVVSGAGPEGRVSTAHPSGERIGHSLSSGGAGVGTTPEATGISVTGGGPSGASTASTTVNTAVTTGGGGMSAGISGTGHTGNEGAGGTSSRGTTGITSTGQPNESGHSLSSIARAGSAGSAIGTGTSYGTGFGLTPGYRAGPISGSNIPVSFGGAYGTGANGFGSTGSGPWGPAGGAYSGMSPGYGNAGSFGNMPGVQPYGGAGRYGSNARLPGDFGIYEDDIFFQE
- the LOC125756244 gene encoding uncharacterized PE-PGRS family protein PE_PGRS54-like isoform X1, whose protein sequence is MTSRGSGSDNSIPVGNQTVGNGALGAGTGGLPRQPSAGSPTSTVAGGPENSGGLSPATSSSVSVVGTSSLGSGAKINTTNAPAVDVTSSTNTTGTGGNLGITGTGASASSSSGMPGVTVSVSGGGGSSSGERAATGVGTNVGVVSGAGPEGRVSTAHPSGERIGHSLSSGGAGVGTTPEATGISVTGGGPSGASTASTTVNTAVTTGGGGMSAGISGTGHTGNEGAGGTSSRGTTGITSTGQPNESGHSLSSIARAGSAGSAIGTGTSYGTGFGLTPGYRAGPISGSNIPVSFGGAYGTGANGFGSTGSGPWGPAGGAYSGMSPGYGNAGSFGNMPGVQPYGGAGRYGSNARLPGDFGIYEDDIFFQE